A single Nisaea sp. DNA region contains:
- a CDS encoding diaminopropionate ammonia-lyase: MTMERELLAPELLRQHAAHGTVGGTYPRALEAEFPTGMAEAAIAEISSWPGYAPTPLYSLGKLADQLGIGAVLYKDEEPRFGLGSFKALGGAYAVMLLARKWLAEKGHGNAALADIRSGKFAGILKDMTVTCATDGNHGRSVAWGAEMAGCACVIFIHAEVSQGRKLAMEAFGADVRRIDGDYDLSLKHCENEAQANGWFVVSDASYPGYLDIPRDVMAGYTVMASEVLGQAEEAPTHMFVQAGVGGFAAAMVARLWQGYGEKAPRTIIVEPDLAACAIESARQDKPAIVPIHEETLMAGLSCGEMSLVAWPILSAGCTDYITVGEEGVGPAMRLLASGEAGVKITGGESGVAGLVGLLAVAANPALKEQLGLGPDSRVLLIGSEGATDPEIYKTIVGDLAA; this comes from the coding sequence ATGACGATGGAACGGGAACTTTTGGCGCCGGAACTGCTTCGCCAGCACGCGGCGCATGGCACCGTTGGTGGCACCTATCCGCGCGCACTGGAGGCCGAGTTCCCGACGGGGATGGCGGAAGCCGCTATTGCGGAGATTTCATCTTGGCCGGGGTATGCGCCGACACCGCTATATTCGCTCGGAAAGCTCGCCGACCAACTCGGCATTGGGGCGGTGCTTTACAAGGATGAGGAACCTCGCTTCGGCCTCGGCAGTTTCAAGGCTCTTGGCGGCGCCTATGCGGTCATGCTGCTTGCCCGCAAATGGCTGGCTGAGAAGGGGCACGGCAATGCTGCACTGGCCGATATTCGCTCCGGTAAGTTTGCCGGTATCTTAAAAGACATGACGGTGACCTGCGCCACCGACGGCAATCACGGCCGCTCCGTCGCCTGGGGTGCCGAGATGGCGGGCTGTGCGTGCGTCATCTTTATCCATGCAGAGGTCAGCCAGGGCCGGAAGCTGGCGATGGAAGCCTTCGGTGCCGATGTTCGCCGGATAGATGGCGACTATGACCTGTCCCTGAAACACTGTGAGAACGAGGCCCAGGCAAACGGCTGGTTCGTGGTCTCCGATGCCTCCTATCCCGGCTACCTCGATATCCCGCGCGACGTGATGGCTGGCTATACGGTGATGGCGAGCGAAGTGCTGGGACAGGCCGAAGAAGCGCCGACCCACATGTTCGTGCAGGCCGGTGTCGGTGGTTTCGCCGCCGCGATGGTCGCGCGGCTCTGGCAGGGATATGGGGAGAAGGCTCCGCGCACGATCATTGTCGAGCCGGACCTTGCCGCCTGCGCCATCGAGAGCGCGCGGCAGGATAAACCCGCGATCGTGCCAATCCACGAGGAAACCTTGATGGCGGGGCTTTCCTGCGGGGAAATGTCTTTGGTTGCCTGGCCGATCCTGTCTGCCGGGTGCACCGATTACATCACCGTCGGTGAAGAAGGCGTCGGACCGGCCATGCGTCTGCTGGCCTCTGGTGAGGCTGGCGTGAAAATTACGGGCGGCGAGTCCGGTGTTGCGGGGCTGGTTGGTCTGCTTGCCGTTGCCGCGAACCCGGCGCTGAAGGAACAGCTCGGTCTCGGGCCGGACAGCCGGGTACTGCTGATCGGCAGCGAAGGCGCGACGGACCCCGAAATCTACAAGACGATCGTCGGCGATCTGGCGGCATGA
- a CDS encoding Xaa-Pro peptidase family protein — MSAVRGFPVSEFEARVARAQALMAAEGLDLLLLTTEPEVRYFSGFLTQFWQSPTRPWFLIVPRAGKPVAVIPGIGAAAMERTWLDDIRTWPSPRPEDEGLSLLADTITELGGGKPVIGVPSGPESHLRLPLSDYAALRASLPDAVFRDDAGIHRRLRMIKSEAEIDKIRTACQMVSGVFEDWSSWLSVGMTERDIFREFKVACLKAGADDVSYLVGGAGSGGYGDIISPPTDRKITGGDVLILDTGSMHDGYFCDFDRNFAIGTPSGDVRSAYESAYAATDAGLAEARPGATCADLFRVMVDVLEAGGAQVGDVGRLGHGLGMQLTEWPSITASDMTVLEPGMVLTLEPGLEFAPGKMMVHEENIVIREDGAELLTRRAPLELPVVH; from the coding sequence ATGAGCGCGGTGCGCGGCTTCCCAGTCTCTGAATTCGAGGCGCGGGTCGCACGGGCACAAGCGTTGATGGCGGCAGAGGGGCTCGACCTGCTACTGCTGACCACCGAGCCTGAAGTCCGCTACTTCAGCGGCTTTCTGACCCAGTTCTGGCAAAGCCCGACGCGTCCATGGTTCTTGATTGTGCCGCGCGCGGGCAAACCGGTGGCAGTGATCCCGGGTATCGGTGCCGCCGCCATGGAACGGACCTGGCTCGACGACATCCGAACCTGGCCGTCCCCGCGCCCTGAGGACGAGGGGCTGTCGCTGCTGGCGGATACGATCACGGAACTGGGTGGAGGCAAACCGGTCATCGGCGTTCCGTCCGGCCCTGAAAGCCATCTTCGATTGCCTCTCTCCGACTATGCGGCGCTCCGGGCGTCTTTGCCGGATGCGGTGTTTCGGGATGATGCGGGCATTCATCGTCGCCTTCGCATGATCAAGTCGGAGGCCGAAATCGACAAGATCCGGACAGCTTGCCAGATGGTGTCAGGCGTGTTCGAGGACTGGTCGTCCTGGCTCAGCGTGGGGATGACCGAGCGGGATATTTTCCGCGAGTTCAAGGTCGCCTGCCTCAAGGCGGGCGCGGATGACGTGTCCTATCTGGTCGGCGGCGCCGGGTCCGGCGGGTATGGCGATATCATCTCGCCACCGACGGATCGCAAGATCACCGGTGGAGACGTGTTGATCCTCGATACCGGCAGTATGCATGACGGTTATTTCTGCGATTTCGACCGGAATTTCGCCATTGGAACACCGTCCGGTGATGTGCGTTCTGCCTATGAGTCTGCTTATGCCGCGACCGATGCAGGACTGGCGGAGGCCCGGCCCGGTGCAACCTGTGCCGATCTGTTTCGGGTGATGGTGGATGTGCTAGAGGCGGGCGGCGCCCAGGTCGGCGATGTCGGCAGGCTCGGGCATGGTCTCGGCATGCAGCTGACCGAATGGCCGTCGATCACGGCCAGCGACATGACGGTGCTGGAGCCGGGCATGGTGCTCACCCTGGAGCCGGGTCTTGAATTTGCGCCGGGAAAGATGATGGTGCATGAGGAGAATATCGTGATCCGGGAGGATGGCGCCGAGCTGCTGACCCGGCGCGCACCGCTGGAACTGCCGGTGGTTCATTGA
- a CDS encoding Asp/Glu racemase: MAQDAESGMQEHDIDPAMPWPHRLGLIVLQTDETIEQDFRIFTADPSIALYHARIPSSPTVTTDTLRQMEDHIPSAASLLLKEPPLSVIGYGCTSASTVLGEERVRELVQSEHPGVPVTNPLSALKAAAAALGVTRLGLVSPYIRSVTDALETELFESGTPFVRAVVFGREEENLVARIAPRSILSAADKVASDPQVEAVFASCTNLRASAVIADAERVTGKPFLCSNQVLAWHMLRLADIDRTVPELGRLGSLGLALGGAAPHEHDCVA; encoded by the coding sequence ATGGCGCAAGATGCAGAGAGTGGCATGCAGGAGCATGACATCGATCCTGCCATGCCGTGGCCGCATCGGCTTGGTCTGATCGTCCTGCAGACGGATGAGACCATCGAGCAGGATTTCCGTATCTTCACAGCGGACCCGTCGATTGCCCTCTACCACGCACGTATCCCCAGTTCTCCGACAGTGACGACGGATACCCTGCGGCAGATGGAGGATCACATTCCATCCGCTGCGTCCCTGTTGCTGAAGGAGCCGCCACTTTCCGTCATCGGCTACGGCTGTACCTCGGCCTCGACGGTGCTCGGTGAGGAGCGGGTGAGAGAGCTAGTGCAGTCGGAGCATCCGGGCGTTCCGGTGACCAACCCGCTCTCTGCCTTGAAAGCGGCTGCGGCGGCCCTCGGAGTGACACGGCTGGGGCTTGTCAGTCCTTATATCCGTTCCGTGACGGACGCCCTGGAGACTGAGCTGTTCGAAAGCGGCACGCCCTTCGTCCGGGCTGTTGTGTTTGGCCGGGAGGAAGAAAACCTGGTTGCCCGGATTGCACCGCGCTCGATTTTGTCTGCTGCGGACAAAGTGGCATCTGATCCGCAGGTCGAAGCGGTTTTCGCGTCTTGCACAAATCTTCGCGCATCAGCAGTCATTGCCGATGCGGAGCGGGTAACCGGCAAACCGTTCCTGTGTAGCAATCAGGTGCTTGCCTGGCATATGTTGCGCTTGGCTGACATTGATCGGACGGTGCCTGAACTGGGGCGGCTGGGGAGCTTGGGTCTTGCTCTGGGCGGTGCCGCTCCTCATGAACATGATTGCGTGGCCTGA
- a CDS encoding NAD-dependent succinate-semialdehyde dehydrogenase — protein sequence MDIRSKLSDPSLFCEQGYIDGAWVDADGGGRVDVTDPATGDVVGTIPDMGADETRRAIEAANAAWPAWRAKTAKERSAILRKWFDLMMENQRDLGIIMTAEQGKPLAEAMGEIAYGASYVEFYAEEAKRIYGDIIPNTADGKRIVVLKQPVGVVGSITPWNFPNAMITRKAAPALAAGCTFVSKPAKMTPFSAIALAVLAERAGIPKGVFNVVCGASSSAIGNELTHSKLVRKITFTGSTEVGKKLIAQSASTVKKVSMELGGNAPLIIFDDADIDEAVKGAIICKYRNAGQTCVCANRIFVQDGIYDEFAKKFAAAAKAMKMGNGFDDGVTVGPLIEAAAVDKVEEHVQDAVAKGAKVAVGGTRSNIGALFYEPTVLTGATRDMAIFREETFGPVAPLFRFKTEEEVIELANDTEFGLASYFYARDLGRVWRVAEALEYGMVAINEGILSSEVAPFGGVKESGLGREGSKYGLDDYLEIKYLLMGGLNG from the coding sequence ATGGATATCAGAAGTAAACTTTCCGACCCGTCCCTGTTCTGCGAGCAGGGCTATATCGATGGCGCCTGGGTTGACGCCGATGGCGGCGGCCGGGTCGATGTGACGGACCCGGCGACGGGCGACGTGGTTGGCACGATCCCGGATATGGGGGCGGACGAAACGCGCCGCGCGATCGAGGCGGCGAATGCGGCCTGGCCTGCCTGGCGTGCCAAGACGGCGAAGGAACGCTCCGCCATCCTGCGCAAATGGTTCGACCTGATGATGGAGAACCAGCGCGACCTCGGGATTATCATGACCGCCGAGCAGGGCAAGCCGCTTGCCGAAGCCATGGGCGAGATTGCCTATGGGGCTTCCTATGTCGAGTTCTATGCAGAGGAAGCGAAGCGGATTTACGGCGATATCATTCCGAATACCGCCGATGGCAAGCGCATCGTCGTTCTGAAGCAGCCGGTCGGCGTCGTCGGCTCGATCACGCCATGGAACTTCCCGAACGCGATGATCACCCGCAAGGCTGCTCCGGCGCTGGCGGCGGGCTGCACATTTGTCTCCAAGCCAGCCAAGATGACGCCGTTCTCGGCCATTGCACTGGCAGTTTTGGCGGAACGTGCGGGCATTCCGAAAGGCGTGTTCAACGTGGTCTGCGGCGCCAGCTCGTCCGCCATCGGCAATGAGCTGACGCACAGCAAGCTGGTCCGCAAGATCACCTTCACTGGCTCGACCGAGGTCGGCAAGAAACTGATCGCGCAGTCGGCTTCGACGGTGAAGAAGGTCTCCATGGAGCTTGGCGGCAACGCGCCTCTGATCATCTTCGACGATGCGGATATCGATGAAGCCGTGAAAGGCGCGATCATCTGCAAATACCGCAATGCCGGTCAGACCTGCGTCTGTGCGAACCGCATCTTCGTGCAGGACGGCATCTATGACGAATTCGCCAAGAAATTCGCGGCGGCGGCAAAAGCGATGAAGATGGGCAACGGTTTCGATGACGGTGTCACTGTCGGTCCGCTGATTGAAGCGGCGGCTGTCGACAAGGTCGAGGAGCATGTGCAGGACGCGGTTGCCAAGGGCGCGAAGGTTGCCGTCGGCGGCACTCGCAGCAATATAGGCGCGCTGTTCTATGAGCCGACCGTGCTGACCGGGGCGACCCGTGACATGGCGATCTTCCGCGAGGAAACCTTCGGCCCGGTGGCCCCGCTCTTCCGTTTCAAGACGGAAGAAGAGGTGATCGAGTTGGCCAACGATACCGAGTTCGGCCTTGCCTCCTACTTCTATGCCCGGGATCTCGGCCGGGTCTGGCGGGTGGCGGAAGCGCTGGAATACGGCATGGTCGCGATCAATGAGGGCATCCTGTCCTCCGAAGTCGCGCCGTTCGGTGGCGTGAAGGAATCCGGCCTCGGTCGCGAAGGCTCGAAATACGGCCTCGATGACTATCTCGAGATCAAATACCTCTTGATGGGCGGCCTGAACGGCTGA
- the gor gene encoding glutathione-disulfide reductase, whose product MSDYDFDLITIGAGSGGVRASRLAAGFGAKVAVIEEEREGGTCVLRGCVPKKLFVYGSHFGHDMQDGSGYGWSADNVRHDWPAMIAAKEKELDRLHGIYVSLLENAGATRIHGRGTVVDAHTVAVGDKHYTAERILIAVGGWPSVPVLPGAEHAITSNEALELPKRPDRIVIVGSGFIAVEFAGIFNSFGSETHLVYRADKVMRGFDEDVRDTLTEEMSKKGMHLHPGTLPDRIEKVGDVYKVHLNDGSTLEVDEVMYATGRHPNTKGLGLAEAGVELTKGGAVVVNEWSQTSVPSIYAVGDVTDRINLTPVAIAEGHSFAETVFNNRPMQADHRDVPSAVFSQPPIGTVGLTEAEARDQYGEIDVYVAGFRPMKYTLTDNPERGMQKLIVDRASDRVIGAHMVGLDAPEIIQGLGIAIKAGATKAEFDATIGIHPTAAEEFVTMRTKRPDPQERQAAE is encoded by the coding sequence GTGTCCGACTATGATTTTGACCTGATTACCATTGGTGCCGGCTCTGGCGGCGTGCGGGCAAGCCGTCTGGCTGCCGGTTTTGGCGCGAAGGTCGCGGTTATCGAGGAAGAGCGTGAAGGCGGGACCTGTGTGCTGCGCGGCTGCGTGCCGAAGAAGCTGTTCGTCTATGGCTCCCATTTCGGTCACGACATGCAGGACGGCAGTGGTTACGGCTGGTCCGCGGATAATGTGCGTCACGACTGGCCGGCCATGATCGCCGCCAAGGAAAAGGAACTGGACCGGCTGCACGGCATTTATGTCAGCCTGCTCGAAAATGCCGGCGCGACGCGTATTCACGGGCGCGGCACTGTGGTCGACGCCCACACTGTGGCGGTCGGCGACAAGCACTATACGGCAGAGCGCATCCTCATCGCGGTCGGCGGCTGGCCGAGCGTGCCGGTCCTGCCGGGTGCGGAGCATGCCATCACCTCGAACGAGGCGCTGGAGCTGCCGAAACGGCCTGACCGGATCGTCATTGTCGGCTCCGGTTTCATCGCCGTTGAGTTCGCCGGGATCTTCAATTCCTTCGGCTCGGAAACCCATCTGGTTTATCGCGCCGACAAGGTGATGCGCGGCTTCGATGAGGATGTGCGCGACACGCTGACCGAGGAAATGTCCAAGAAGGGTATGCATTTGCATCCGGGCACCCTGCCGGATCGGATCGAGAAGGTCGGGGATGTCTACAAGGTGCACTTGAACGACGGCTCGACCCTCGAAGTCGACGAAGTGATGTACGCCACCGGACGCCATCCGAACACCAAGGGCCTCGGCCTCGCGGAAGCCGGTGTGGAGCTGACCAAGGGCGGGGCTGTCGTGGTGAACGAGTGGTCGCAGACCTCGGTGCCCAGCATCTATGCCGTTGGCGATGTGACGGACCGGATCAACCTGACGCCGGTTGCCATTGCCGAAGGCCATTCCTTCGCCGAGACAGTTTTCAACAATCGCCCGATGCAAGCCGATCACCGGGACGTGCCGAGCGCTGTCTTCAGCCAGCCGCCAATTGGCACGGTTGGTCTGACGGAAGCCGAGGCGCGGGACCAGTATGGCGAGATCGATGTTTATGTCGCCGGGTTCCGGCCGATGAAATACACGCTAACGGACAATCCGGAGCGCGGCATGCAGAAGCTGATTGTCGACCGTGCGTCCGACCGGGTGATTGGTGCCCACATGGTCGGCCTTGACGCGCCGGAGATCATCCAGGGCCTTGGCATTGCCATCAAGGCCGGTGCGACGAAGGCGGAGTTCGACGCCACCATCGGCATTCACCCGACAGCGGCAGAAGAATTCGTCACGATGCGCACGAAGCGGCCTGACCCGCAGGAGCGGCAGGCGGCGGAATAA